The segment gcgtccacatcctttttgtagtggggggggggggcagaactggacacaatactccagatgtggcctcaccagagccgaataaaggggaatgacgacatctctggatctgctggaatgctcctcttaatgcaacctaatatgccattagctttcttggctacaaggggacactgttgactcatccagcttctcatccactgtaacccccaggtccttttctgcagaactactacttagctggttggtccccagcctataacaatacttgggattcttccatcccaagtgcagaactctgcacttgtccttgttgaacctcatcagattccttgtggcccaatcctccaatttgtctaagtcactctggaccctatctctgccctcaagcatatctacctctccccctagcttagtgtcatgtgcaaactttctgagggtgcaatccatcccctcaaccaggtcattaataaagatattgaacaaaaccggtcctagaaccgaaccttggggcactccgctagaaaccgaccgccatcctgacatcgagccgttgatcattacccgctgggcccggccttctagccaactttctatccatcttactgtccagttatccaatccacattcccttaacttgctggcaagagtattgtgggagactgtatcaaaagccttgctaaagtcaaggtatatcacatccactgactttcctacatccacagagccagttacctcatcatagaagctaatcagattggtcaggcacgactttccctttgggaatccatgctgactattcctaatcattttcctctcttccaagtgtctcaaaatggattccttaaggatcccttccatgatttttccaggaaccgaggtaagactgaccggcctatagttccctggatcgtccttcttcccttttttgaagatgggcactacatttgcctttttccaaacatCCGGGACTTCTGCCTTTTTCCAATCTCCGGGACTTCTCctcacgacttttcaaagataatggccaaaggctcctgaatgacatttgccaactccctcagtaccctcggatgcattaagtctagacccatggatttgtgtacgtttagcttttctaaatagttcctaacctgttctttacccaccaagggctgtccatcttcttcccatcttgcgtcacttagcacattagccCGGGAAcacaccttgtccgtgaatacagaggcaaagaaagcattgattaTGCTGACTACAATGACCAGAGGCTGCATGAGAAAGGTGGTACCTCGGGTATccatgctgcctggctgctgTGAGGCATGGAGGGGGCACTCAAAGCATTTTCCACCCTGGCCTTCAAAACACCTAGGGCTGTGGTGGGAAACTTACCATTTGCAGACCATCGGGGTTCTActtgtggcccacaagacattttgtttatcgttgcccacatgcagggttgccagattccgctggtttctgtccacatcGTTGTTTTCCTACCACTATGACTAAAGTGACACACGTGTAGAGCAACAGGACCTGAAGTGAGGTCTGTGCTGATTGCACGTAATACTgcgagagccatgtgctccctctgcatccaatcagaggGCAGCTGCAATTCCATCGGCACACCCTGCACATTATACATACGTAAGTGCAAGGGATGGAAAATTCAGTTgaattagttaattggttaaatagTATGTTTagccaattaactgattaaatggggtgggaggggcaaccTAGAGTGGCACccatgccatgggcaggggctgcactaGCCGGACTACTTCCAACCCCATGttgagggggaggcagggagctggcagccaggtggggcttctgctggggaggagagtcTGCAGCACTGTGACTGtgactagggttaccagatgtccagtattttcaccatctgtccggtaaaaaaaattcagaaaataccagacacctaaaatgtccggtactttctgatttttttcctggccaggaggtgaaattCCGGTGCTGTCCGGCTCAATATGGAAGCAATGGAAGCAGTTTGGCAAAcctagtgcttaccgggttccacaggagagctgtctggcctggcacAGGCAAGCAAGATGGCGGGACCAAAAAGCCTCACACtgagtttttaaaggggccacggttGTTGAtggggttggttggttgttttttttttttctttaactcagtatttttttctgaaaccatctggcaaccctaaccgtGGCAGGCCACAGGCAGGATGCTGCTCCCAGGTAATGGTTAACCTGAATGGCTGATGCTTGGCAGGTAACCAGTAAACTGATtatccatttacatccctagtaagtgtagttagcaaaactaccaatcttgcagcccactgagatgcaaGAAGGCCACTTAtacggcccactcactagcctgggttgcccatcactgatctagGGCCATCTCCAGTATTGCCATTGAacctgctgctcccccttcccaacATTTGCAATGTCGGCCTTTGTTTTGAACAACAGCCTGGTCCTAGCTGCCttctggttgccattttaaagcCCATTTCAGCCACTTGAGTctctcaaaaagaaaagaaaattctgcCCATTGAACTGCAAGTGCCTGATACGGCAACCTATCTTTCAGGCAAACAGAACTGCCATTAGCTTCACAAGAAGATGTACATCAGGTCATTAGCCTTGGGCCTTGCTGGAAAGGCATCCACATTAATCTTTCATACTATCACTTGAgaacagtttatttttctttccttctttgccAACTCATCTAATTAACCAATAGAGCAAGACAGATTTGGAAAATGCAGCATTTCAGAATACAAACCTGAATCAGCAGGACAACTGCACCTGAAAATGTTGATTGTCCCAATTCCACACAGTTTGAAACAGAAAATGAAGTGTGTCACTTGAGCCTGGGTTGATGGCAGATCTTGCCAGTTATCAGTGATTAAGTTGCCAGTGCTTGCCTGCTATGAATAATGACCAAAAAATTGTTTGCAAGGCTACAGCCTGTAAAAATATTCTATAAATTCAGAAGGGACCAGTGTGCCAAATAAAAACGGACTTGCAGCGTCATTACTTACAGCTATAAAAACAGCATGGTCTTCAATTGCAATCCTGTTTTGATTCAGACTTTTCAGCGAAGCaagctgtttggtttttttaagcagTAGATTGCATTTCTATCTCCTGTCATGGCCTCTTGGATCGCTCCATGAACATTAAAATCAGAGGGCTGACCAAAGGAACTGTGTAAAAATGGCATCATCTTAGCCCACAAATCTGCTCGCTGTGTGCTGTCAGTCAAATcgttttttctttctccctttcctaTTTGCTGTGCTGACCCAGGCCAGCGAGGGGAACACAACTCTATTCCTCCTTGTGTAGCATCCCCAGAGAGGTTTGCTAAGTACCATTCCCCTGTGCAGAGCAGTTAGTAGTGTTGGATTGTCACGGATGCCACCAAGGCCATCCTGGGGCTTGCAGAATCTTTATAACTGGGGATGATGCTTGAGAAGGGCCCAGATTGTCAGTCAGGTCTCTGGGTGAGGTTAGGTAATGGGCAGGAGGCTCTTTAAAATCCCAAAcagagttagggttgccagatggtttaacaaaaaatatcgaacaaccccccctccccccaaaaaaaacctggggaaaaattctgttgagacaaaaaaaggggagggggagaccaaagtggttgagcaaaaaaaaaaaaggggggggtagggggtgctgtgcatttcaaaggcccTGCGCTCCTCATGCCTCCACCCCTGCCAGATGCAgtaggggaaaattgtccccaccggtCTTccgtccaagggaaacaggaaataacggacattttacatgtcctgtattttctttcttttttttttttttactggacaggggacccaaataacagacagtccgggtgaaaaccggacacctggcaaccctaaacggAGTATATTTGATGTAGTCACTATGAGAAAATAAATGCAGAAGTCCTAGTTAGTCACCACTCGGACGAGAAAATATGCCCAGAAAATGACTTTTCTTAGGGCCAGACTGCCCTCAGCATGCAGAAGGGATGTGTCCAGCTTTTTCAGCAATAGGTGTTTTCCCTGGAGAAACACAGCTCCATTCTGCACAATTCAAGGCACAATTCAGCCACTAATCTGAAGCGGCAAATTAATTCATGTTCTTTTCCCATAATGCTTGTAAGTGGATAGCTGATGTTATTGTGGGCTTTGTGCTGACTCTGTATATTACACAGTATCACAGACAGGCAGGCTGTCCATTGACCTAAAAACATAAAACTCATTGAACTGGATTCTCGGCCACATCCTATAAAATCTTACCGAGCACACTCAGTTCTGGGCAATCAAATAAAGATTCCCCGCAGGAAACACTTGCTTAtgcctcattgacttcaatgtgacTTGAGTACTTAACTTTAACACATGCTTAAAAAGGgagattcagcaaaacacttacaCACATGCTTTGCTGAATAAGAGCCAAAGTATGTTGCTGAAGCCAAGGTATTAAAGTCTAATGAAGATGAAAGAAACTTTCCAAACCTAACAGGGTTGCATGTAAGTACAAGGGACCAGGTTAGCAGATGAATTGCAGTATGCGGGCCTTAAGTTTGtatgaatatgaaaatatatttgcTCTTTTGGATCTTTTAATAACTGATAGATTTCAGTGAAAACTGTAAAGAAAAATCTCAAatgattatttttctttccttccatcCTAACTGGAAAGTGTTTCTTCAAAATGAACAggattaaaattaattaaataagaTAAAACTGTAAATAGAGCTGTGCCAAGAAGATGTTTTGATTTGATGATgaatttgaaaaattaaaaaaatttaaaattttcaGCAAATCAAAAAGTCAAATTTTTTGGTCAAATTAAATGTTTTATCAACAAAAATCCAAAAGCTTCATTTCAGTTTTGACCAccgttttcaataaaattaaaggaaattttGAAACGGTAATTTTGCAttttgaacttaaaaaaaaaaaagaaaaacacaaggcTTTCATTTACATGTTGAAACAATGTTTTGTGGTTTTGGATTTGGTTTGGACTTTTTTTAACCAAAACAAACTGCTAAAATTAGCACAAGATCACAAAGCCTTTTGGTGTCACCAAATCTACATTCCCTGCTCCCACACTGCCAACTGACTGAAAATTAATCAGCTACTATCGTAGGAAAGTAGTCAAATTTGTTCTCTTGTTCTGTGAAGGAATGTCGCTTTTCTTCACGATTATCTCATTGCTTTCAACAGCACAGCTTACTGAGTCAGGTACTTCTGCGGTTTGTAGACTCTGGCTTCCAGGTAAATTGAATTAGAAATTGAAGAATTTGTTAAACAAAACATCTGTACAATTGTTCAAAGTTGTTtaactaccaaaaaaaaaagagacatttaAAAACCATTAAAAATATGATCCTGTTTCATGCTGTTAGGAATCTTAGAAAAGTCTGGTTCATTCCTGAATTCTTGCCTACCCCAAATGTAGTCACTGGAAAAAGactcccatggatttcaatggtCTTTGGATCTGGTCCCAGATCACTGAAGGATcaggttttaaaaataaagcctatTCAAGTCAGGCAGTCATTCTtgaaagcatttaagcatgtgcttaagtccaaTTTTATTCAGGAAACTATTTAAAAGTGTGCGTAGTGTAATACTGAATAAGGCTGCTCTCCTAGATCGGAGCCCGAACTCTACTAGATATGTTAAATGTTGTCTGTATAATAGTAAAATAcagaaacctctttttttttgtcCTACATCTTCCCCTGGCCCTATGCATCAGAAGAAAGTCATGAtaatgtaatatatatatatatatatatatatatatatatatataaaattctgAGCCTCACTACATAGTATTAAGGACTGTGCCTTCTAGGCTGAGCTTTCCAGACAGAATGTAGACAGGACTGACTGAGTGACCACAAAATACCACACAGCATACAAACAGTGCAGTGCTTGGTACTGTGAGTGGATCCAGTGACACCAATGGATTTACTCATGTTGATGAGCCCTACATCCAGTGTTgagtatttgcaggattgggctctCCATATATAGATAGAGTAGCTAATGCATCTACTTATGCATGAGTAACTTGTTAGTAATGCCATTGACTTCACAGGTAATATTTTGCTCCCATGCACAAGTCTTTGCAAGAATGAGCCTTATTATTTTGATGTAGCTTCCTCTTTACTGAAGATGTAAATAAGAAAACCATTATCCAAGCAAAAACAGGCTTTGTAAGTATAGCTGAGACAGACCAGTATGTGTTCAAAATTATTAGCACAACTATTGCTCTTCAAAGCAGTGTCATAAAAGACGACCGTCAAGCTTGTGAACCAAATCTGAAAGTACAAGCTGTCATGGTGACAATGAAAAATGCCAGATTTTCTAAAGCTCTAGCAGCACttaaatgtttattattttagatgaaatgtacatttttaatctttttttatatCAAAGTCATCAAAAGTGCTAAATCCAACCActttcatttacaaaaaaaactCATTTTTTAAGCAATGCTTATACCTCCTTATTTGTGTTGGACAAATATAGTTACAAATAGCCACCTACCTCTATTCAAGAGCAAAACAAGTTTAATATTACTGTTTTTTAAAGTACCACTGACAACTCATTGGAACAAGCCAAAATGACCTGTCATCCATGAATCAGCTTTCTAAGCAATCACAGTTggttttttcctttgtttttccaCTGAACAACATAAGTCAAAGGCGACTTAGCCGCatgctctttctttttctttttttcttttttttgtctcATCTCTTCAAATGCTACAACTCTTCCCTTGGTCAGACCTCACAGTGTGTATTATTTTTAAGCGGGTTTCTGGCACACCAGGTCAGGTGAAGTTATTTTCTTGATTGTTCACAGGGCTCCCTTTCCAATGGTATCCAAATGTTGACTAATTAACCGACTGCAGTTATGACAAATTTGTTTTCTGTGAAGGAAAAGAAAATCCACCATTTTTCACTCTCTGTCCTGGAAGAAATACCATTTTCTGTAAGTCTGTGATAAGACAGGTACTAACAATTCCAAAGAGGCTGCAAGAGTCTCTCAATCCAACCCATTTATATTCCAAAAAACGTGTGCAGTCTAACTTATCGATAAATAGTCAAATCGATTTACAAGGGAGCTCTCTTCTGGTTGAGGTTTTCCTGGTAGCCTCTAACCAAACAAGCTTCTTTGATTTGCCACAAGCGCTGTCTGACTCTCCCGTCTTTTGGCTTTCTTGTGTCGTTGCCTGATTTTCCAGCACACAGCACTCAAAGCCAGCAAGAGGAGTCCAGATGACAAGAGAACCAGTCCAAACACGGAGATGACTGAGCCGTGGGAGTTGAAGCTGTATGCCACGGCGGTGACCACCACTCCAGCTATAAGAATGACCACGCCAAAGGGGACGGTGCAACGATAACAGGACAGCTCCGCTCCTCCAGTTGCTGCAGTCAACTGGCACTCACTGACCAAAGGGACAGTGGTTACCACACAGTCATTGTTATTGCTCTTCTCCATCATTACAGGTTCGGGGTGCTTGGGAGCACCTAGAACCTCTTTAATTGGCTCATCTGTCATCTTGTGCTGCTGGAGTTTCTGGGCAACTTCTTAGGCTAGACTAGGTTCTGCTGATTAAGCCTTACACTGTGGAAAGAAGATGCAAGCATTCAATTGACAGGTCTTCAACGATCACACACATTATGGTAGCACAGAGAGATTCCAGTCCAGAtatgcccccccttccccatgctTGATGTTGCACAAGCTTTGATTGTACAAAGACTGATGCATGGGCTTAACTTTCAGCATGTGAGTATTCCTGTTGATCGTAGTGGACTGGATGGAGTTGATTTTAAATAGGGCTACTCCAGGGGTGGGCGATCATTTTTTGCTGAGGGCCATttcggaaatttttgaagtggccccaggccggacaggaaggggcagggcatcgagtgcaaggggcagggccaagatatttccgggttccccacccccagaccatgattggtctgggggcaagggagtgcctttgccccccatCCCACAttcccccaaggtgcccatgcccctggtgtgggaggagacttccctcgctcccctgcccctaggccaattagggcctgggggcgggaggagggcacgaagcctcctccgctcttccCCCAATCTGCGAGTAGTGcgtggtgcttcaaagcaccacatgctcctggcaggatgagaggaggcttcgtgtgctcttccatccccaggccctaattggccagggggcaggggagcagcagggcctccgtggacCGGATCCACCAGCTTGGTAGGCCGGATCCAACCTGCGAaggcccttttccccacccctgggctactCCCATGCctcaagttaagcacatgcaaaaATCTTTGAAGGAACTGAGCCATTCAACTAGACAATTGCTTGTCCTGAGGGGGCCTGGACCAAATCTGTTTTCAGTTATATCTGTTCAACCTTACGTCAATGAGCTGATGTAAAATAGATGTGACTTCttagacttcagtggaattactcctgGTTATGTTAGAATAGAATTTGGGACAAGGAGTTTGCCTGTGTGagtgagcagaatttggcctggtCTTTTCACATATCTTACACTAGAAGACTTATCGGGTGATGCTCAAGTCCTTAACTCGATTAATTTTTGgtcctctctctctgcagcagtcTGGCGCCAGGTGAGAAGTCTCTCTCCATGGCTGTTGCAGCTCtagcgggcacagccagggaaagggtgtatttcccctggctggggcaggtacAGGTTTGTCTGTCCCTAGTGCTCCCCAGCCAagcaaggaatgcagcaaactgtgcacttttccctccctccctgtatgAATTGGAGAAGGGGGAAACTTCAGCCCACCCCCGCCCTTCCTAAAGGACACTTGGGaaatgggaggcttggggcttctctctttactgtatggttttatgagaagcaatcccattccaggcacatcccatttttcccAGCACAAataaaccctgatcttgctttcagttatgataagaggaagctttaaactgaatttggtggccctagttcttgccatttaggagaagttcttgaacaaacagacaggtGGACAGacacagatggacggacagacggacggacagacagacagacagacttacTCTCTAAAACATATAGTAGATATAGGCATTGCTCATTATCACAGCATCTACACttaagccctgatcctgcaaagactcaAACAATCATTTAATTTTAAGTGAGCCTAGTCgcctaaagttaagcacattAGTAAGTCTTCAAGGTTTAGGGCttaaaaagaagggggaaaacatGTAAAATACAAGAAGCATCTAGAAATAAAACTATAAACTAGCAAGCAGTAATATAACAGCTTGATCCTGGGAGACGGAGTTTTTATTTGTAGAATAATTAgctgttttttcttttattattttatttatatacataaaaataaataaaatcaggaagCTTTTTGCAGTATAAAGTGTCTGATCGTTATTAATGAAATTACTAGATTCCACATCTAGATTCCACATCTTTTCTTACACCTTTACTCTCGATACATAAATAGCACGTCACTATCTAGATCAAGAGATGTCTCCCGGCAGTAGGGAATATGTCAAATAAGCAATGCCACATATTTATTTAGTTTCATAATAGAGTGTTGCAACATCCATAACCGTACTTTACTTGCATTCCTCCTGAGGGACTGCATGCGGATGGGCTCTGGGAGTCAATTTTTATTGCAGCTTCTTGAAAGCACATTACAAGCATaaaaaagggccagattctgccctcTTTACTCAGAGTCAGTAATAAATAAGTAGCCCCATTGAACTAAATAAGACGTTGCAGAAGCAGGACCTAAATGCAGATAGGAAGTCGATGATACCATCTTCTCGTTTTTAAGG is part of the Pelodiscus sinensis isolate JC-2024 chromosome 20, ASM4963464v1, whole genome shotgun sequence genome and harbors:
- the TMEM100 gene encoding transmembrane protein 100, with translation MTDEPIKEVLGAPKHPEPVMMEKSNNNDCVVTTVPLVSECQLTAATGGAELSCYRCTVPFGVVILIAGVVVTAVAYSFNSHGSVISVFGLVLLSSGLLLLALSAVCWKIRQRHKKAKRRESQTALVANQRSLFG